The following proteins are co-located in the Telopea speciosissima isolate NSW1024214 ecotype Mountain lineage chromosome 9, Tspe_v1, whole genome shotgun sequence genome:
- the LOC122639824 gene encoding N-acetyltransferase 9-like protein: MRVSLEGEKVTLVPYRREHVPRYHEWMQDPSLLQATGSEPLTLDQEYDMHLSWTQDPNKHTFIVLDKQLVVGEFFHGDPHVEAMVGDVNIYMNDLDDAQTAEIEIMIAEPKSRGKGLGEESVLMMMAFAVKNFGINKFRAKIAESNTASLKLFRKLGFEDASYSEIFKEVTLALPMKEPKVEELQSLFGKLIMHS; encoded by the exons ATGAGAGTGAGTTTGGAGGGCGAGAAGGTAACACTGGTTCCTTACAGGAGAGAACATGTGCCCAGGTACCATGAATGGATGCAGGATCCATCTCTGCTTCAAGCTACAGGTTCAGAGCCACTAACATTAGACCAAGAGTACGACATGCACCTCTCTTGGACTCAGGACCCTAATA AGCACACTTTCATTGTCTTGGATAAGCAATTGGTTGTAGGAGAATTCTTCCATGGAGATCCCCATGTCGAGG CTATGGTTGGTGATGTGAATATATACATGAATGACTTGGACGATGCACAAACGGCAGAGATCGAAATAATGATAGCTGAACCTAAGAG TCGTGGCAAGGGGCTCGGAGAAGAATCAGTTTTGATGATGATGGCTTTTGCAGTTAAGAATTTTGGGATCAACAAATTTCGTGCTAAAATTGCAGAATCAAACACAGCATCCCTCAAACTGTTCCGGAaactg GGCTTTGAAGATGCTTCTTATAGTGAGATCTTCAAAGAG GTGACATTAGCGTTGCCAATGAAGGAGCCCAAAGTTGAGGAGCTGCAAAGTCTATTTGGTAAACTGATTATGCATTCATAG